In Primulina huaijiensis isolate GDHJ02 chromosome 4, ASM1229523v2, whole genome shotgun sequence, a genomic segment contains:
- the LOC140974939 gene encoding uncharacterized protein, producing the protein MVEKHISEWTTEDKKKANLDNVSKYILYMTLDKNMFNKIKTCTTAKEDWVKLTQLCEEITETKHNKLNVSIQKFDNAKMKLGETLKEIDEWFNSIVIEIPALGKTYCNCEIALKVMRILPRE; encoded by the coding sequence ATGGTAGAAAAACATATATCAGAATGGACCACCGAGGATAAGAAGAAGGCCAATCTTGACAATGTGTCCAAATACATTCTGTACATGACATTGGACAAGAACATGTTCAATAAAATAAAGACATGCACAACCGCCAAAGAGGACTGGGTGAAGCTGACTCAATTGTGCGAGGAGATTACCGAAACCAAACATAACAAGCTCAACGTTTCCATCCAAAAATTTGACAATGCAAAAATGAAACTAGGGGAAACCCTGAAAGAGATTGATGAATGGTTCAATAGTATTGTTATTGAAATTCCTGCTTTAGGTAAAACTTACTGTAATTGTGAAATTGCCTTAAAGGTAATGAGAATACTGCCCAGAGAATAa